The Phaseolus vulgaris cultivar G19833 chromosome 10, P. vulgaris v2.0, whole genome shotgun sequence DNA window GTAAGTAGTATTACGAACATTTTCTAGATTCAGAAATAACTTTCAAattgtataattcaaaatatattaactcTAAATTCAGCAATTCAAAAACTACTTTTTAGATTCAATTCAAAAAtgacttttaaattataaaattcgaAAATTAACTTTGTATTTTCAATTATAGAATTTAGAAGTCATTGTATTCCTGAATTCTATAATTCATAACACAAAGTTCACTTCTAAATTGTACAATTCGAAATACAAAAAGTTGACTTCTAAATTCTACAGAAACCATTTTCAGGATTTAAAAATAACTTCCGAATTGTAAAATTCAGAAGCCAATTATGAATTCTCCAATTTGAAAGTCTTTTCTGAATCCAGAAAATGACTCAAATAGTAAAATTCGGAATACAAATTCAAAagagtatttttgaaatttcaataattatggaggtgcaggaagaaacattggaggcaggaagaaattgccttCATTTTAACATGCAATGCAGGTTGAGAAAACTCATTTTATAAGAAAAGTGCACCGTTTGTAATAAATCTAAATCCTTTTCTATCTGGTATAAGCTAACCCTCTAGACATAATTGATTACATTAACATCacaaacaaatacaaaatatataaaaataagtgtACAAAGCAAACTTAACATTGTTCATCCAAGAGGTCCAAGAGATTGAAACCATAAAATCTAGGCaaatgcttcctacacccaatcatttttaacctgcacccaacaaatttttttaatttccaaaaatacccttaattctggaaataaaaatccggaattgaaaataatatattctggaAAAATATTGAGtttcagaaataaaaatccagaaaaaaaattaaaattctatttcagacaaaaaaatccggaattgaaaaataatatattccaaaaaaaaaatacagaaaaGAAATTATTGTGTTTTGGAAATGAAAAGTcggaaacaaaaatgaaaaactcatTCCGGATaaaataatccaaaatataaaatttcgttTCGGAAAAAAATCTGGAACACATATTTCGGAAATTTTTTTAAGGACAGTTTCATCTTTTCTGCTGGAATTGGGTGCAGtaatatggtgcaggaagcaattgcctaaaATCTAAGGCACCAACTTATACCCTTCTAtctctatttaatgatttagtAACCACAACAAAAAAATGATTCATAcaaggcttcttcttcctgcaccccccacaattttctaaatcccaAAACTGGTCTTGACCTTTTATTCGAAAAAGGACACTGTGGTTATTGGAAATACAGATTCATCAATTCGAacctgaatatttttttttggatgaaGAGGTGTTTAACAGATTGATAGATCcaagatgtttttttttttaattatggatttctgaatctaAAATGCATACTTCtgttatggattggtggatccgtaatgttttttttaatgatggacttttgaatgtgaaatgcatattttgaattacggattggtaGATCCGAAATTTAACCGAAAGTGCGAATCCGAAAATTTTCTGGATTTCATAATCcggaatgcaaaaaaataaatacagttcaagtgcattttagggtttttaaataaaaatagggACAGTTTagtctttgcataacattgtggggtgcaggaagaaaaatgtgggggtgcaggaagaaactgtcTTCATACAATCTAATAACACCCTTTTTGagttataaaaaagtaaaacaaaatcaattagCCGCATAAACTATGGGACATAAATCACCTGGCACCAAAGGCAAATATGAAAAACATGAAATGAGAAGAAATACTATACTAAAAAGACCTCTGCCACATTTCAGTTAAACCAATGACAACAAATTGCTCGAATTCTGGTATGCTACAAATGATCATTCTGACATTTCACTCGCTGttattttgtgaaaattttGTACATTTAAAGAATTGAAGCTTGAGGCGTATTATAAAAAAGGCTACAATGGTCGGTTACCATATTTCAGCTTCAGCTTAATTTAACTGCAGAAAACAGATCAATATCAAAAACAAATCTGAGTATATATCAAGCATAATGGCGATCAAGTGataaccaaattaaaaaaaaaaaaagaccaaATATGGTGGTTTTTAATGGATTGGAGAATAGAAACTCAAGTATTGAACAATATTATTAAAGCTGGTTATTGAAACTGCAGGATTTTAGGTACAGAGAGGAAAGAATGGAGACTAAATATCAAGAGATTGATGTTGACTTGATTCTATGTAATGTATTTACAAAGTATTTATGGGTGAGTAAAATTTAGCATATTAACCTATGTTTACACTAATCATAATCCTATTTAATTTTGGGAAACTGATCATGATGTAAGAAAATATGTTAACCAATCGTAAGAGATGATGTAAAATAGGAAAAGCAAATAATAATCTAAGCTACTCTTGTGCATTGATATGATATTTTCGTATGCAAACTGATTAACATAAACAGTTAATGGAGCTAGTTCAAGGTATATCAGAGATTCATATTACCTTCAATTGTGTACCCACATAGGATCCAAAGAGAAAAGTTTCTCGCTTCTTGTGCCAGAAGCAGGAGCTCTTGGTGGGGGAGCATGTACAGTAATTGGGAGAACCCATTCCGTTTTCTCCCTTGTCTCAATCAAAAGAGGATGATCATACCTGTGgttcaaaaaatacatttatatttaaataaccaaTGCCACTAACAATTCCATGAAACCTATTTTCTTCATTTGAAGCTGAAATCACGGTTTGTAATACAACAGTAGCTTATGCCTACATGTGAGGTATACTACATGGATCATATGATGTCATTGAATTTGGTTAAAATACAAATGTTTAGAGATATCACATAAATTATGGTTAGTGAAGTGTAGAATAAATATCAATGAAACTAAAGGTTGATCTTTGGCCGTGCTAATTTATGGTTCAAATATCAAAAATAAAGATTAAGAATCACATGGTACATCCACATCAAGAATAAACTGACAATAGGTGGGCTATGAATTGAAAATTAGGTAGGGTGTAGCCAAATATGGCAGTGTGTGGACTGTAGAATGAATTGCTCTCGTGTAAGATCAACCAAAAAGCAGGTGGAGTTAAGGTTGGAACTCATACTTTGTCCAATCTACACGCTTTGGAGTTGTGAAGAATTCAAAGCGGAGAACCCACTGCACAGAAACATGTTGAGTTGAGAAGGACATTGGACCATCCATGGGGATAGAAAAAAGAAAGCTGGTCTGCACCAAATCTGCTACAACCTCATGATGATCACTCTGAACCTAAAAGTATAGTTGAGAACCACAATTATCAGAAGccaataatatattaaaatacatgTATGCTCATGAATTTTCTCTAGTTAGATAATGATCCACTCCTTTTCTCGAGTATTGTAGACAGACACTATCCAAGCAAGTCTTTCAAAAAGTCAATCAGAGATTGGCCCTTGAATAATCATGCATATGGTTAATCAAAAGGCACCACCAAAACAAAATCTACATCATTCCTTCTGAATAACACATTGTAGTAATCAGTGACAAATGGCTTTTAATGATTACATCAAATGGTGCATAGCATTGCGTGGCTATATTGAAACACTGCACTTCATATATAAAAGTGTATATGATTAAATATGGAAATACTTCAAGTGTAATTTGTGCCCACAAAGTCCTATAAAACTTAGAAAAACAACACCAGCTACTATAGTAGCAAAGCCATACGGTAGCAAAAGCTAGGAAGTCAAGTGGCAACAGGAACAAAACACGTACGTAGGTGCAGCATATATGAATTTTGAGATGAATGAATAGACGGCTAGGAAAAAAGTAAAACCCACATCTATCAAAGAAAAGAAGATACAAAAATCACCATGGTGGTTGAGTCAATACAGGTTTAGACCAATGGAGGCTCTACTTAGAAATGAATAAAATCAAAAGATAGCCAGATGAAAAGAGGTAGATTGGAGCTAAAGAAAACTTTAGGAAAACCATTAACAAAGACCTTAATATAAATAGATTTAGTTGATAGTTTTTATTCAACCAATCAGTATTCAACAGAAGCTTCAGTATTAAGAGCTACAAGTAATAGCAAATACCTTTGTGATTGTAGGAGAATTCCTTCTAGAAGGATGCACAAATCGCCGATTTATAGTTTCTGAAGTTTCAAGTGTTATTAATAtctgaaaataataattatgatgatAAATTCAGTTCCAGTGAAACAACCACAAAAAAATGTCTGTTAACTATTACTTTAATCTCAACAGACACAAGGGCAGTCACCTCAAGGCACCTTCTAGCTCCTTCTTCATGCAAGAAGATGAGAGTGCCACCTATCTGTGACAAGAAAGTTGTAGGTAAAAATAATTCCTATATGCACCATGTATCAAACTCTATAATACTTACCACATCACTGAAGTAATAAGTTGAGTCGGAATTTTTAGGATAAAACTTAAGCAAAACTTGATCATCAAGTCGGATATTATAAGACCTTCCTCTAATAAAGCCTTCTGCTGCAGAAAATGCCTGCAAAATATTAGCTTACATGGAATGgggattttcttttttaattttgaagtaCAATTCAATATTCAATGTGTCCAAAGCCCATAAAATCATTTAAGAGTAGAAAAATGCATCAATCCATATGATAAAGATTCTACAGCACCAGCTTCAGCTGAAGAGGATGCTCCCACATCTTCTGCAGAAAAAGCCTTTTGCAGCTTCTGTTGCTCATTTGGGGACCCAACAGCAAATAACTTTTGGCTTGACAAGACATCTGTTTTATAAATGAATTAGCATTGCAAATACTTGACTTCAaagcaaaaaataaaagatgaatCGTATCATTCAGAAACTAATAAACCGATACAGTTTTATACTGTTTCAGAATGAGCAGTTTCACACATAAAGACATTCTGCTATAGTTTAATTTTCTCACCAGCAGCAGAATCAGATAATACTTCAGCAACAGACAGCCGAGGAAGTGCCATATTTGAAGATAAACTTGTTCGGAAACCTTCTACAGTAGAAGCATCCCTGGACAATGATCTTGCAGAAGACGATCGCAGTGATAATGAACTTCCAAAGCCTCTGTGTAGGCTCTCTTTCATGGGGTTATAAGAAGAAACAGATGAAATATCATCTCTTGAGCTGTCATAGCCCTCCTCGACTGCATCATAAATATCATTTGCTCTAACCTGTAAAGAAATTATTCCATTTTATCTACAGTACCAGAAAAGAACAGCATGTAATAAGTGAAATGCCAAAAGTTAGATTTATGTGCAACCAGAAATGGGATACAAAATTCCCCAAAAAGAAtttgaaacaaagttttataCAGTTTTGTTAGTAACCAGCTGATAAGCACTTAGGGAACCCACCCCTTAAGAGGTAGTTGTTGAAGAGAACCAAACACTTAAATACTCCATTGAAAATCCCACACCACTTGATATGAGACTTAGGAACCCCATAATACCCAAGTCTCTATCATAGCACCACCACCACCAAGAGTCAACATTTGGATCACACTACAACACTTCACTTGGTAACACTTCACTCAATTTCCCAAATGATCATAACCACCCTCCACCAGTCAAAACTCTTCATAGGCCTTCTTGAGACACCAACAGCTAGATCTGATACAAATCGGGAAGTTAGTGGTTAAGGACTTGAGAGAGGAGAACCAAACATTTAAATATTCTATTGAGCATCTCAAAAGCATCTGATGGTACCCGAGTCCATCCGCCCCCATATTCATATCAATGTAGATGGAGTGCTTCATAGAATTCTAACCTAGCTATGAGTAAGAGATTGTTGAAAGGATTAGTGACAAAATAGGTAATGGAGGATGGTATCGCTCTTGTATCACGTTGAGAAGAGAGAAATCGAGAAGGAATATAATGAATTTTGTGTGTTGGGTACACACATGAGTGTTCTTGTTTCTAATGAAGAAGAGATACAAAATGAGGAACAAAATCAATATCTAATAATGGAAATTTTTTGGTAAGATATTTCTCTATGAAATcatattatatttgtttatgTAATCAAATCATATTAACATACCAACTCGTATCTCTAACACTCCCCATCAAGTTGTGGAACATAGTTATGATGAGACAAGCTTGTTACAAGACCCCCTTGAAAG harbors:
- the LOC137818642 gene encoding uncharacterized protein isoform X2 yields the protein MFSGRFSIFGGGDSHAVDNATSTSKGEGVAPVVSPTLKLETDRQVYRPGDPVVVTIQISNPSKGCSFLMERLGFEIRGIEKLDTQWFATQKPYPGSKQRRGEHVFLEFSTPLLVANHIINAGATKSYVVRTKLPSIIPPSYKGSNIRYLYYIKSAITGGWIIFENGQSHAESKNDVTNLEVRVPLQIWINQKSSGFPMDDDIVPLTTVQLDIFWKEMDGDADWVRANDIYDAVEEGYDSSRDDISSVSSYNPMKESLHRGFGSSLSLRSSSARSLSRDASTVEGFRTSLSSNMALPRLSVAEVLSDSAADVLSSQKLFAVGSPNEQQKLQKAFSAEDVGASSSAEAEGFIRGRSYNIRLDDQVLLKFYPKNSDSTYYFSDVIGGTLIFLHEEGARRCLEILITLETSETINRRFVHPSRRNSPTITKVQSDHHEVVADLVQTSFLFSIPMDGPMSFSTQHVSVQWVLRFEFFTTPKRVDWTKYDHPLLIETREKTEWVLPITVHAPPPRAPASGTRSEKLFSLDPMWVHN
- the LOC137818642 gene encoding uncharacterized protein isoform X1; the protein is MFSGRFSIFGGGDSHAVDNATSTSKGEGVAPVVSPTLKLETDRQVYRPGDPVVVTIQISNPSKGCSFLMERLGFEIRGIEKLDTQWFATQKPYPGSKQRRGEHVFLEFSTPLLVANHIINAGATKSYVVRTKLPSIIPPSYKGSNIRYLYYIKSAITGGWIIFENGQSHAESKNDVTNLEVRVPLQIWINQKSSGFPMDDDIVPLTTVQLDIFWKEMDGDADWVRANDIYDAVEEGYDSSRDDISSVSSYNPMKESLHRGFGSSLSLRSSSARSLSRDASTVEGFRTSLSSNMALPRLSVAEVLSDSAADVLSSQKLFAVGSPNEQQKLQKAFSAEDVGASSSAEAAEGFIRGRSYNIRLDDQVLLKFYPKNSDSTYYFSDVIGGTLIFLHEEGARRCLEILITLETSETINRRFVHPSRRNSPTITKVQSDHHEVVADLVQTSFLFSIPMDGPMSFSTQHVSVQWVLRFEFFTTPKRVDWTKYDHPLLIETREKTEWVLPITVHAPPPRAPASGTRSEKLFSLDPMWVHN